The following proteins are encoded in a genomic region of Paraburkholderia sp. BL23I1N1:
- a CDS encoding sensor domain-containing diguanylate cyclase, which translates to MVTRRPNIVIAISIVLASAILAIAVWVLAQMRDDALRRAQDSVFNVSLLVERDVSRNLEIYDLSLRAVIDGLKQPGVLDLPPAIRQMVLFDGSASAKDMGSIFVLDPAGNVIFDSQSTPARQINLAERDYFQVHRDSPNVGLYVSHPFMPKVTGKDVSIALSRRISRPDGSFGGVVAGTMRLTYFRHLFAGMNLGAGGSMALMLNDGTMLMRRPYDPKIIGRGLAGTANYSRFLLQPSGDFFGTAAIDGVERWYAFRHIDMYPLILDVALSTHDIYVEWRHRAWIIGTLIAALDVAIIALAVLFSQQLRQRRAVEEELRVLASTDGLTGLSNRRTFEEHAEEEWPRAKRNGWPLSMLLIDVDTFKGFNDLYGHSAGDDALIAVARCIGESVRRPGDTAARYGGEEFAVLLPDTDEAGAACIAEKIRAAVQALELRHVSSSHHVLTISIGIACTRSQVFATSRALVNAADEALYEAKDAGRNRVLCYPVAARADRRSDVVSPAR; encoded by the coding sequence ATGGTCACGCGCCGACCGAACATCGTGATTGCTATCAGTATCGTGCTGGCGAGCGCGATACTTGCGATTGCGGTGTGGGTCCTGGCGCAGATGCGCGATGACGCACTGCGGCGCGCACAGGATTCCGTCTTCAATGTCTCGCTGCTCGTCGAACGCGACGTGTCGCGCAATCTCGAGATCTACGATCTGTCGCTGCGGGCTGTCATCGACGGACTGAAACAACCCGGCGTGCTCGACTTGCCGCCGGCGATTCGCCAGATGGTGCTGTTCGACGGCTCCGCCAGCGCCAAAGACATGGGTTCGATTTTCGTACTCGACCCTGCCGGCAACGTCATTTTTGATTCGCAATCCACGCCTGCGCGCCAAATCAATCTCGCCGAGCGCGACTATTTTCAGGTTCATCGCGACTCTCCCAATGTTGGCCTGTATGTCAGCCATCCGTTCATGCCAAAGGTAACCGGCAAGGACGTGAGCATTGCGTTGAGTCGTCGTATCTCACGGCCGGACGGCAGCTTCGGCGGCGTGGTGGCCGGCACGATGCGGCTCACTTACTTCAGGCATCTTTTCGCCGGCATGAATCTCGGCGCGGGTGGTTCGATGGCGCTGATGCTGAATGACGGCACGATGCTGATGCGGCGCCCCTACGATCCGAAAATCATCGGCCGGGGTCTGGCTGGCACCGCGAACTACTCACGCTTCCTGCTGCAGCCGAGCGGGGACTTCTTCGGCACGGCGGCGATCGACGGTGTCGAACGCTGGTATGCGTTCCGCCATATCGATATGTATCCGCTGATACTCGACGTGGCGCTTTCTACGCACGATATCTACGTGGAGTGGCGGCATCGCGCGTGGATCATTGGCACGCTGATCGCGGCGCTCGACGTGGCGATCATTGCCCTTGCGGTCCTGTTCTCGCAGCAACTGCGGCAGCGCCGCGCGGTCGAAGAAGAGTTGCGCGTGCTGGCGAGCACCGACGGGCTGACCGGCCTGAGCAATCGCCGTACTTTCGAGGAACACGCCGAGGAGGAGTGGCCGCGCGCGAAACGCAACGGCTGGCCGTTATCGATGCTGCTGATCGACGTCGACACGTTCAAGGGCTTTAACGATCTATACGGCCATTCGGCCGGCGACGACGCGTTGATTGCCGTGGCGCGTTGCATCGGAGAGAGCGTGCGGCGGCCAGGCGATACCGCGGCGCGTTACGGCGGCGAAGAATTCGCAGTGCTGCTGCCGGATACCGACGAAGCCGGGGCGGCGTGTATCGCCGAGAAAATTCGCGCCGCGGTTCAGGCGCTCGAACTTCGCCATGTCTCGAGCTCGCACCATGTGCTGACCATCAGCATCGGCATTGCGTGCACCAGGAGCCAGGTCTTCGCCACAAGCCGCGCGCTCGTCAATGCCGCGGACGAGGCGCTCTACGAGGCCAAGGACGCCGGCCGCAACCGCGTGCTGTGCTACCCGGTGGCGGCGCGGGCGGATCGGCGCAGCGACGTCGTGTCGCCCGCGCGATGA
- a CDS encoding copper homeostasis protein CutC produces the protein MSVLLEVIATTVADARLAVQAGANRLELVTAMGEGGLTPSIGLIEAVVAAVEIPAAGVSTAAAPVNVIVRPHSRSFVYDADDYAVMLRDVRAVKAAGANGVVIGMLTADGEIDREGLARAIDAADGLAITFHRAFDETRDLQQALDVLLGFDAVTNVLTSGGKPSVLQAESIVRDLVRQASGSHCTVLAGAGLTVDAVAGFVSATQVQAVHFGSGVRVGGNGLAPVDPVKVAQVRIMLDAMHS, from the coding sequence ATGTCAGTCCTACTCGAAGTCATCGCCACGACCGTTGCCGACGCCCGGCTTGCCGTGCAGGCGGGTGCGAACCGCCTTGAACTCGTCACCGCGATGGGCGAGGGTGGTCTCACGCCGAGCATTGGGTTGATCGAAGCGGTGGTTGCAGCGGTTGAGATCCCTGCAGCCGGCGTATCAACGGCCGCCGCTCCAGTCAACGTGATCGTGCGACCACATAGCCGCTCATTCGTCTACGACGCCGACGACTACGCCGTGATGCTGCGCGACGTGCGTGCAGTCAAAGCTGCCGGTGCGAACGGCGTGGTGATCGGCATGCTGACCGCAGACGGCGAGATCGATCGCGAAGGCCTCGCGCGCGCAATCGATGCGGCCGATGGTCTCGCCATCACGTTCCACCGTGCGTTCGACGAAACGCGCGATCTGCAACAAGCGCTCGACGTGCTGCTCGGTTTCGACGCCGTGACGAACGTCCTGACCTCGGGCGGCAAACCGTCGGTACTGCAGGCGGAGTCGATCGTGCGCGATCTCGTACGGCAAGCATCCGGCTCACATTGCACGGTGCTGGCGGGGGCGGGTTTGACGGTTGATGCCGTGGCCGGCTTCGTGAGCGCGACGCAAGTTCAAGCGGTTCACTTCGGTTCGGGCGTACGTGTTGGCGGCAACGGCCTCGCTCCCGTCGATCCGGTGAAAGTCGCGCAGGTGAGAATCATGCTGGACGCAATGCATAGCTGA
- a CDS encoding solute carrier family 23 protein: MADSYFPRWRAQPNAAEGRIVGTDERLAWPQMLAMGVQHVVAMFGSTVLAPLLMGFDPNLCIFMSGIGTLLFFVLVGGRVPSYLGSSFAFIGLVIAVTGYGGHGPNLNIPVALGGIIACGVVYAIIGLIVSAVGTTWIETLMPPVVTGAIVCVIGLNLAPIAVHGVSGSNFDAWMALVTVLCVGAVAVFARGMLQRLLILVGLLMAYVIYAIVTNGLGMGKPIDFAIVANAAWFGMPHFTAPVFNFQAMTLLAPIAVILVAENLGHIKAVSAMTGQNLDRYVGRAFLGDGLATIVSGFAGGTGVTTYAENIGVMAVTKIYSTLVFVIAAVIALVLGFSPKFGAVIQTIPGPVLGGVSIVVFGLIAVTGARIWVVNKVDFSDNRNLIVAAVTLVLGAGDFSLKLGGFGLGGIGTATFGAIILYALLRRRAAPGPVA, encoded by the coding sequence ATGGCCGATTCCTACTTCCCACGCTGGCGCGCCCAGCCGAACGCTGCCGAGGGCCGCATTGTCGGCACCGACGAACGGCTTGCGTGGCCGCAGATGTTGGCGATGGGCGTTCAGCACGTCGTCGCGATGTTCGGTTCGACCGTGCTTGCGCCGTTGCTGATGGGCTTCGATCCGAACCTGTGCATCTTTATGTCGGGGATCGGCACGCTGTTGTTCTTCGTGCTGGTGGGTGGTCGCGTACCGAGTTATCTCGGCTCGAGCTTCGCGTTCATCGGTCTGGTGATCGCGGTGACGGGGTATGGCGGTCACGGTCCGAACCTGAACATCCCGGTGGCGTTGGGCGGGATCATTGCGTGCGGGGTGGTGTACGCGATCATTGGCCTGATCGTGTCGGCGGTCGGCACGACGTGGATTGAAACGTTGATGCCGCCTGTGGTGACCGGGGCGATTGTCTGCGTGATCGGGCTGAATCTTGCGCCGATCGCGGTGCATGGTGTGAGCGGCAGCAACTTCGATGCGTGGATGGCGCTGGTGACGGTGCTGTGCGTCGGCGCGGTCGCGGTGTTTGCGCGCGGCATGCTGCAGCGGTTGCTGATTCTGGTTGGTTTGCTGATGGCGTACGTGATTTACGCGATCGTCACGAATGGTCTCGGCATGGGTAAGCCGATCGACTTTGCGATTGTGGCGAATGCTGCGTGGTTTGGTATGCCGCACTTCACCGCGCCGGTTTTCAACTTTCAGGCGATGACCTTGCTCGCGCCGATTGCGGTGATTCTTGTTGCTGAGAATCTTGGGCACATTAAGGCTGTGAGCGCGATGACCGGTCAGAACCTGGACCGTTACGTCGGCCGTGCATTTCTCGGCGATGGACTCGCGACGATTGTTTCTGGTTTCGCCGGGGGCACTGGGGTGACGACGTATGCCGAGAACATTGGCGTGATGGCTGTGACCAAGATTTATTCGACGCTGGTGTTTGTTATTGCTGCGGTTATTGCGCTTGTGCTGGGTTTTTCGCCGAAGTTTGGGGCGGTGATTCAGACTATTCCCGGGCCGGTGCTTGGTGGGGTGTCGATTGTTGTGTTTGGGTTGATTGCTGTGACTGGCGCGCGGATTTGGGTTGTCAATAAGGTGGATTTTTCTGATAACCGGAATTTGATTGTTGCGGCGGTGACGCTGGTGCTGGGGGCTGGGGATTTTTCGCTGAAGCTGGGTGGGTTTGGGCTTGGGGGGATAGGGACTGCTACCTTCGGGGCGATTATTTTGTATGCGCTTCTGAGGAGGCGGGCGGCGCCAGGGCCCGTGGCTTAA
- a CDS encoding Na+/H+ antiporter, whose protein sequence is MDIVFTVLILLLAVAASGVVIRMLPIALPLPLVQIATGALLAWPRLGLHVTFDPEIFMMLFIPPLLFADGWRIPKRELFMARRSILMLALGLVFMTVLAVGYFVHALVPSISLPVAFALAAVLSPTDAVALSGIVGKGKIPGRLMHILEGEALMNDASGLVALKFAIAAALTGVFSLRDASISFVIIAAGGLATGAAVSWVFSFVSARFLSLNEEGDPAPGVVMTLLIPFAAYLIAERFEFSGILSAVSAGMMMNYASIVNVGPVSSRVRANSTWTMIEFVFNGMVFILLGLQFPHILGRALFDAHETSNAQVWLLIGYIAAVAAALYALRFVWVWLLRWFASRGATKHGVANAVPGLRTVTVMTVAGVRGAVTLAGVLSLPELLPGGAPLPGRDLAIFIASGVILFSLLVAVVTLPLLLRGWRRGKDPHAAEEALARTTAAQAAIRAVDEVHDVECAHLDESASAYAADVTARVMDVYRRRLATLDEEQEPRELARRADALEFRMKIAAMRAERKALLAMRNSQEINDETLNKLMREVDLAETALTVRRK, encoded by the coding sequence ATGGATATTGTCTTTACCGTACTGATTCTGTTGCTCGCCGTCGCCGCTTCCGGCGTCGTTATCCGGATGCTGCCGATTGCCTTGCCGCTGCCGCTCGTGCAGATCGCGACTGGCGCATTGCTCGCATGGCCGAGGCTCGGGCTGCACGTCACCTTCGATCCGGAAATATTCATGATGCTGTTCATTCCGCCGCTGCTGTTCGCGGATGGATGGCGCATTCCCAAGCGCGAATTGTTCATGGCGCGCCGCTCCATTCTGATGCTTGCACTCGGCCTGGTTTTCATGACCGTCCTGGCGGTCGGGTATTTCGTGCATGCGCTGGTGCCGTCGATCTCGCTGCCGGTTGCGTTCGCGCTGGCCGCGGTACTGTCGCCGACCGATGCGGTGGCGCTTTCCGGCATCGTCGGCAAGGGCAAGATTCCCGGGCGGCTGATGCATATCCTTGAAGGCGAGGCGTTGATGAACGACGCCTCGGGCCTTGTCGCGTTGAAGTTCGCGATTGCCGCGGCGCTGACGGGGGTGTTTTCACTACGCGACGCGTCGATCAGCTTCGTGATCATCGCGGCGGGCGGTCTCGCGACCGGCGCGGCGGTGAGCTGGGTATTCAGCTTTGTGTCGGCGCGCTTTCTGAGCCTTAACGAAGAAGGCGATCCCGCGCCCGGTGTCGTGATGACCCTGCTGATTCCGTTCGCGGCTTACCTGATTGCCGAGCGCTTCGAGTTCTCGGGCATTTTGTCGGCGGTCTCGGCCGGCATGATGATGAACTACGCGAGCATTGTGAACGTCGGGCCGGTGTCGTCGCGAGTGCGGGCGAACAGCACGTGGACGATGATCGAGTTCGTCTTCAACGGCATGGTGTTCATTTTGTTGGGGCTGCAGTTTCCGCACATTCTTGGCCGGGCGTTGTTCGACGCGCACGAGACCAGCAACGCGCAGGTGTGGCTGCTGATTGGTTACATCGCCGCGGTGGCGGCGGCGCTTTACGCGCTGCGCTTTGTGTGGGTATGGCTGCTGCGCTGGTTCGCGAGCCGCGGCGCGACGAAGCATGGCGTGGCGAACGCCGTGCCCGGATTGCGCACGGTGACGGTGATGACGGTGGCCGGCGTTCGTGGTGCGGTGACGCTGGCGGGCGTGTTGTCGCTGCCCGAGCTGTTGCCGGGGGGCGCACCGCTACCGGGACGGGATCTGGCAATTTTCATTGCCTCGGGGGTGATTCTTTTTTCGTTGCTGGTGGCGGTGGTGACGTTGCCGTTGCTGTTGAGGGGCTGGCGGCGGGGCAAGGATCCGCATGCTGCGGAGGAAGCGCTGGCGCGCACGACGGCGGCGCAAGCGGCGATTCGCGCGGTCGATGAGGTGCACGATGTGGAGTGTGCGCATCTTGATGAGTCGGCATCGGCTTATGCCGCGGATGTCACCGCGAGGGTGATGGATGTGTATCGGCGGCGGCTCGCCACGCTCGATGAGGAGCAGGAGCCACGTGAGTTGGCGCGCCGTGCCGATGCGCTTGAATTTCGGATGAAGATAGCGGCGATGCGGGCTGAGAGGAAGGCGCTGCTGGCGATGCGCAATTCTCAGGAGATTAATGATGAGACTTTGAATAAGTTGATGCGGGAGGTGGATTTGGCGGAGACCGCGTTGACTGTTCGGAGGAAGTGA
- a CDS encoding methyl-accepting chemotaxis protein: MKWFDRMTVFRKLLLAFAVVIGFCVVIGGTSLKTLSSMHDITDAICDQHMNGLYWMEEANRHKIDSDLAAANLGYAADDAGRQKLKDSIVASLKEMHAAYDQYRATNATAKGQEMFDEVLRKSAVWEGIVHQQIGLEPIPAGVDNNELVRRAIASSEALRDRITALIDYRRQQANEAQQEAGADYQHMRIVMLALVLGAIAVGTLLATVIARRLARQLGGEPDYAMHIANRIADGDLSVRVETRAGDSGSMLFALRNMRERLAGIVSGISESSESILMASGEIAQGNTDLSQRTEEQAAALQETASSMQELTSTVKMNAENAQQAGGVAHGASEVAARGSGLVGDVVETMRELAAGSKRMTDIIAVIEGIAFQTNILALNAAVEAARAGEQGRGFAVVAGEVRSLAQRSAVSAKEIKELIESSTARVGSGAELAERAGQTMAEVTHAVKRVTDIMGEISSASQEQSTGIEEVNRAVAQMDDVTQQNAALVEQAAAAAASMADQARQLQAAVTVFSLDARQG, from the coding sequence ATGAAGTGGTTCGACCGCATGACCGTATTCAGGAAACTGCTGTTGGCGTTTGCCGTTGTGATCGGGTTCTGCGTCGTGATCGGCGGGACTTCGCTGAAGACGCTGTCGTCGATGCACGACATCACCGACGCCATCTGCGACCAGCACATGAACGGCCTCTACTGGATGGAAGAGGCGAACCGCCACAAGATCGATTCCGATCTTGCCGCCGCGAATCTCGGCTACGCAGCCGACGACGCCGGTCGTCAGAAGTTGAAGGACAGCATCGTCGCATCGCTCAAGGAGATGCATGCGGCCTACGACCAGTATCGGGCGACCAACGCTACAGCCAAGGGTCAGGAGATGTTCGACGAAGTGCTGCGCAAGTCGGCGGTGTGGGAGGGCATCGTGCATCAGCAGATCGGTCTCGAACCGATTCCGGCCGGCGTCGACAACAACGAACTCGTGCGCCGCGCGATTGCGTCGAGCGAAGCGCTGCGCGACCGCATCACGGCGCTGATCGACTATCGCCGTCAGCAAGCCAACGAAGCCCAGCAGGAGGCAGGCGCGGATTATCAGCACATGCGCATCGTGATGCTCGCCCTGGTGTTGGGTGCGATTGCCGTGGGCACGTTGCTCGCGACGGTGATCGCGCGGCGGCTCGCGCGTCAACTTGGCGGTGAACCGGATTACGCGATGCACATCGCCAACCGCATCGCCGACGGCGACCTGAGCGTGCGTGTCGAGACCCGTGCGGGCGATTCCGGCAGCATGCTGTTCGCGCTGCGCAACATGCGTGAGCGGCTCGCGGGCATCGTATCGGGGATCAGCGAGTCGAGCGAATCGATCCTGATGGCCTCGGGCGAGATCGCACAGGGCAACACCGATCTGTCGCAACGCACCGAAGAACAGGCGGCCGCGTTGCAGGAAACAGCGTCGAGCATGCAGGAATTGACCTCGACCGTGAAGATGAATGCCGAGAACGCGCAGCAGGCGGGCGGCGTCGCGCATGGCGCGTCGGAAGTGGCCGCGCGCGGCAGCGGCCTGGTCGGCGATGTGGTCGAAACGATGCGCGAGCTGGCAGCGGGTTCGAAGCGCATGACCGACATCATTGCCGTGATCGAAGGGATTGCGTTTCAGACCAACATTCTCGCGTTGAATGCAGCGGTGGAAGCGGCGCGCGCCGGTGAACAGGGCCGCGGCTTCGCGGTGGTGGCGGGGGAAGTGCGCTCACTGGCCCAGCGCAGCGCGGTGTCGGCCAAGGAGATCAAGGAGCTGATCGAAAGTTCGACGGCGCGCGTGGGCAGCGGTGCTGAACTGGCCGAGCGCGCCGGTCAGACGATGGCGGAAGTCACGCATGCGGTGAAACGCGTGACCGACATCATGGGCGAGATTTCGTCGGCGTCGCAGGAGCAGAGCACCGGCATCGAGGAAGTGAACCGCGCGGTCGCGCAGATGGACGACGTGACCCAGCAGAATGCTGCGCTGGTCGAGCAGGCGGCGGCCGCGGCGGCATCGATGGCGGACCAGGCGAGGCAATTGCAAGCGGCGGTCACGGTGTTTTCGCTGGACGCGCGGCAGGGTTGA
- a CDS encoding TetR/AcrR family transcriptional regulator: MARPKSEDKRNAILAAAAEVIAEQGLGAPTARIAKLAGVAEGTLFTYFENKDELLNQLYLDIKAELREVMMTTYPKQASVRDRVQHVWNKFVDWGVAQPQKRRAMAQLSVSERLTDCTRATGMESFADINTMIQASVASGALRDHPPAFLSAIMAALAETTMDFIAREPANADRYRKAGFEAFWHAIVQS, translated from the coding sequence ATGGCCCGTCCGAAAAGCGAAGACAAACGCAACGCCATCCTTGCCGCGGCCGCCGAGGTCATTGCCGAGCAGGGCTTGGGCGCACCCACTGCGCGTATCGCGAAACTCGCGGGCGTGGCTGAAGGAACGCTGTTCACTTACTTCGAGAATAAGGACGAGTTGCTGAACCAGCTCTACCTGGACATCAAGGCGGAGCTGCGCGAAGTGATGATGACGACTTACCCGAAGCAAGCCAGCGTGCGCGATCGCGTGCAACACGTATGGAACAAGTTTGTCGATTGGGGCGTGGCGCAGCCGCAAAAACGCCGGGCAATGGCGCAATTGTCCGTGTCGGAGCGGCTGACCGACTGCACACGCGCAACGGGCATGGAGTCCTTTGCGGACATCAACACGATGATTCAGGCAAGCGTAGCGAGCGGCGCCTTGCGTGATCATCCGCCGGCTTTTCTGTCGGCGATCATGGCGGCGCTGGCCGAAACCACCATGGATTTCATCGCTCGCGAACCGGCCAATGCCGACCGTTATCGCAAGGCCGGCTTTGAAGCGTTCTGGCACGCGATTGTCCAGAGCTAA
- a CDS encoding DUF2239 family protein produces MTPHPATCTAFEGHRRIASGPLAEVALVVREVLARGEQAPVLIFDDITSRPVEFDLRGTPEEILARLASQAPGEQSAPIADAGEDDTPRGRGRPKLGVVAREVTLLPRHWDWLNAQSGGASVALRKLVEAARLAGEDKDRKRAAQEAVYRFMTALAGNLPDYEDATRALYADDQARFDDIVAAWPEDVRSHTLCLAEDAFISHP; encoded by the coding sequence ATGACCCCCCATCCTGCTACCTGTACCGCCTTCGAGGGGCACCGTCGCATTGCCTCGGGTCCCTTGGCCGAGGTGGCGCTCGTTGTACGAGAGGTGCTGGCGCGCGGCGAACAGGCGCCCGTGCTGATTTTCGACGACATCACGAGTCGCCCGGTCGAGTTTGATTTGCGCGGCACGCCTGAAGAGATTCTCGCGCGGCTGGCAAGCCAGGCGCCCGGCGAGCAATCCGCACCGATCGCCGATGCCGGAGAAGACGACACCCCGCGTGGCCGTGGCCGGCCCAAGCTCGGTGTGGTGGCAAGAGAGGTCACGTTACTGCCGCGTCATTGGGATTGGCTCAACGCGCAATCGGGAGGCGCTTCGGTTGCGCTGCGCAAACTGGTCGAGGCGGCGCGGCTCGCGGGCGAGGACAAGGACCGCAAACGCGCAGCGCAAGAAGCGGTGTATCGCTTCATGACCGCGCTCGCCGGCAATCTGCCTGATTATGAAGATGCAACGCGCGCGCTGTACGCCGACGACCAGGCGCGTTTTGACGACATTGTCGCGGCGTGGCCAGAGGACGTGCGAAGCCACACGCTCTGCCTTGCCGAAGATGCCTTCATCAGTCATCCATAA
- a CDS encoding SDR family NAD(P)-dependent oxidoreductase gives MSKVWLVTGSARGLGREIVETALRAGERVVATARDPRQLADLLARYGEQVRAVALDVTDQEAARNAVQAAVDAFGRLDVVVNNAGFGHLAPFEQATEDDFRAQIDTNFYGVVNVTRAALPVLRKQRAGHVIQISSVGGRVGIAGLSAYQAAKWAVGGFTEVLSQELAPFGVHVTALEPGGMKTDWGTEARGAMPELLPDYVPSVGAIVDMLSHHIGHETSDPAKVAQVVLKLAYHDALPAHLLLGSDALHYAGEGDKARAASAEAWRTVSTATDFAAPAQLPAFPAALAKA, from the coding sequence ATGTCGAAGGTCTGGTTGGTTACGGGAAGTGCCCGTGGGCTTGGGCGCGAAATTGTGGAAACAGCGTTGCGAGCCGGTGAGCGCGTCGTCGCCACTGCGCGCGATCCGCGGCAGTTGGCAGATTTGCTGGCGCGCTATGGCGAGCAGGTCCGGGCAGTTGCGTTGGATGTCACGGATCAGGAGGCGGCGCGCAACGCGGTGCAGGCCGCTGTCGATGCATTCGGCCGGCTCGATGTGGTTGTCAACAATGCGGGCTTCGGTCACCTGGCGCCGTTCGAGCAAGCTACCGAAGACGATTTCCGTGCGCAGATCGACACCAACTTCTATGGTGTGGTTAACGTCACGCGTGCGGCGCTGCCGGTGCTGCGCAAGCAGCGAGCGGGTCATGTGATCCAGATTTCGTCGGTGGGTGGCCGGGTTGGGATTGCGGGATTGAGCGCGTATCAGGCGGCAAAGTGGGCGGTCGGCGGGTTCACCGAGGTGCTCAGCCAGGAGCTCGCGCCGTTCGGCGTCCACGTGACTGCGCTCGAACCCGGCGGCATGAAAACCGACTGGGGCACGGAGGCGCGCGGCGCCATGCCGGAATTGCTGCCGGACTATGTGCCATCGGTGGGCGCCATCGTGGACATGCTGTCGCATCACATTGGGCATGAGACCAGCGATCCAGCGAAGGTTGCGCAAGTTGTCCTGAAGCTTGCGTATCACGATGCATTGCCGGCGCATCTCTTGCTCGGAAGTGACGCATTGCATTACGCGGGCGAAGGCGACAAGGCGCGCGCGGCAAGCGCCGAAGCCTGGCGAACGGTAAGTACCGCGACCGATTTCGCCGCGCCGGCGCAGTTGCCGGCGTTTCCCGCCGCATTGGCGAAAGCCTGA
- a CDS encoding EAL domain-containing protein, with amino-acid sequence MTIAQQERTASAPHGFDVEVTSGLERFSAQHGELTLTSVFQPIFSLSHMRAVGYEGLLRAHDALDRPVSPLDVFGEAARLGDVLQVDRLAQTLHLENFKVLGAEREWLFLNVHPGALTDPYLAAALLANLRRLDLPPRRIVLEVLEQRAEDLERLADAVRQFRERGFLIALDDFGAGHSNVERIWQLNPDIVKLDRIMLSHAAHRADMATILPGLVALLHEAGKLVLIEGVETEHEAQMALACDADFVQGFFFGRPNPGAADAAHAMTCISEVTERYRDQAEARERRNTSRLAPYLRAFERAAERLAAGEPLEEVCWNFLALDHAARCFLLDAKGRQAGRNVVLRADRAAHETRFLPLADAQGANWLRRPYFRAAISAPERVHVTRPYLSINEALPCVTLSVATRVGDQTCVLCGDIDWIEE; translated from the coding sequence ATGACGATTGCGCAACAGGAAAGGACGGCCAGCGCGCCGCATGGTTTCGATGTCGAAGTGACGTCGGGGCTCGAACGTTTTTCGGCGCAGCATGGCGAGCTGACGTTGACCAGCGTGTTTCAACCGATTTTCAGCCTGTCGCATATGCGGGCGGTCGGCTACGAGGGGCTGCTGCGCGCGCACGACGCGCTCGACCGGCCCGTGTCGCCGCTCGACGTCTTCGGCGAAGCGGCGCGTCTGGGCGACGTGCTGCAAGTCGACCGGCTCGCCCAGACCTTGCATCTGGAGAACTTCAAGGTGCTTGGCGCGGAGCGCGAATGGCTGTTTCTGAATGTGCACCCCGGCGCGCTCACCGATCCCTATCTTGCCGCCGCTTTGCTGGCCAACCTCCGGCGGCTCGACTTGCCGCCGCGGCGGATCGTGCTCGAGGTGCTCGAACAGCGCGCGGAAGATCTCGAACGTCTCGCCGACGCGGTGCGCCAGTTCCGTGAGCGCGGCTTCCTGATCGCGCTCGACGACTTCGGTGCTGGTCACTCGAACGTTGAACGGATCTGGCAGCTGAATCCCGATATCGTGAAGCTCGACCGCATCATGCTGTCGCACGCCGCGCATCGTGCGGATATGGCGACGATCCTGCCGGGGCTGGTGGCGTTGCTGCACGAAGCGGGCAAGCTGGTGCTGATCGAGGGCGTGGAAACGGAGCATGAAGCGCAGATGGCGCTCGCCTGCGACGCGGACTTCGTCCAGGGTTTTTTCTTCGGCCGACCGAACCCCGGCGCGGCCGATGCGGCGCACGCCATGACATGCATCAGCGAAGTCACCGAACGCTATCGCGATCAGGCCGAAGCGCGCGAGCGCCGCAACACGAGCCGTCTCGCGCCGTACCTGCGGGCGTTCGAACGCGCCGCGGAACGGCTCGCCGCCGGCGAACCGCTCGAGGAAGTGTGCTGGAATTTTCTCGCGCTCGATCATGCCGCGCGCTGCTTCCTGCTCGACGCGAAGGGCCGGCAGGCGGGCCGCAACGTCGTGTTGCGCGCCGATCGCGCGGCGCATGAAACGCGCTTTTTGCCGCTCGCGGATGCGCAAGGGGCGAACTGGCTGCGTCGTCCGTATTTCCGCGCGGCGATCAGCGCGCCGGAACGCGTGCATGTGACGCGCCCGTATCTGTCGATCAACGAGGCGTTGCCGTGCGTGACGCTCTCGGTGGCGACGCGTGTCGGTGACCAGACGTGCGTGTTGTGCGGCGATATCGATTGGATCGAGGAATAA